One genomic window of Gossypium hirsutum isolate 1008001.06 chromosome D11, Gossypium_hirsutum_v2.1, whole genome shotgun sequence includes the following:
- the LOC107913036 gene encoding 3-epi-6-deoxocathasterone 23-monooxygenase CYP90C1, with translation MGWGFVLMMSLLMGIVVAGWFWYKHKEEKKMKSGIPKGSLGWPFLGETLDFIACGYTSRPVSFMDKRKLLHGNVFKTHILGTPIIVSTDPDVNKVVLQNHGNTFVPAYPKSIRLLLGPSSILQMNGNLQKRVHALIAGFLRSPQLKTSITTNIENSVRQTLGSWQHMQLVRVQQETKKITFQVLVKVLMSVDPGEDLEFMKREFEEFIKGLICLPIKFPGTRLYKSLKAKERLVKMVEKILKERKLGMAKTGENSVVNDAVDVLLRDISEEGDDDEQGETKEKQSLPLDYMSGNIIEMMIPGEETVPMAMTLAVKFLGDSPVALHQLMEENMELKKQKMNCGEDYSWTDYLSLPFTQNVISETLRLANIINGVWRKAVKDIDIKGYLIPQGWCVLASFISVHMDEENYEHPYRFHPWRWERLGTAVNNNSFTPFGGGQRLCPGIELSRLEISIFLHHLITSYRWVAEEDHIIYFPTVRMKRKLPISVTRL, from the exons ATGGGATGGGGATTTGTATTAATGATGAGCTTGTTGATGGGTATTGTTGTTGCAGGGTGGTTTTGGTATAAACACAAGGAGGAGAAAAAGATGAAGAGTGGGATACCGAAAGGGAGCTTGGGTTGGCCTTTCTTAGGTGAAACTCTTGACTTCATTGCTTGTGGTTACACCTCTCGACCTGTCAGTTTCATGGACAAACGCAAGCTCCt GCATGGGAATGTGTTCAAAACACACATCTTGGGAACACCCATTATAGTTTCAACTGATCCCGACGTGAACAAGGTGGTTTTGCAGAACCATGGCAACACCTTTGTTCCTGCTTACCCCAAATCCATCCGATTGTTGCTTGGCCCGTCTTCCATACTTCAAATGAATGGTAACCTTCAGAAGAGAGTACATGCACTCATTGCAGGCTTCCTCAGGTCCCCGCAGCTTAAAACCAGTATTACTACAAACATTGAGAACTCTGTGAGACAAACTTTGGGTTCTTGGCAACACATGCAGCTCGTACGTGTTCAACAAGAAACCAAAAAG ATTACGTTCCAAGTCTTGGTTAAAGTTTTAATGAGTGTTGATCCCGGTGAAGATTTGGAGTTTATGAAGAGAGAATTTGAGGAATTCATCAAAGGTTTGATTTGCTTGCCTATCAAGTTTCCAGGAACAAGACTATATAAATCTCTCAAG GCCAAAGAAAGGTTAGTAAAAATGGTGGAAAAGATTCTGAAGGAGAGAAAATTGGGCATGGCGAAAACAGGCGAAAACAGTGTGGTCAATGATGCAGTGGACGTCCTGTTACGTGACATTAGTGAAGAAGGTGATGATGATGAACaaggagaaacaaaagagaagcAATCTCTGCCGTTGGATTACATGAGTGGGAACATAATAGAGATGATGATCCCAGGAGAAGAGACGGTTCCCATGGCAATGACCCTAGCTGTCAAATTCCTCGGTGACAGCCCTGTTGCTCTCCACCAGTTGATG GAAGAGAATATGGAACTGAAAAAGCAAAAGATGAATTGTGGTGAAGATTATAGTTGGACTGACTACTTGTCTTTGCCATTCACTCAAAAT GTAATAAGTGAAACTCTTAGACTGGCAAATATCATCAATGGAGTTTGGAGGAAAGCAGTAAAGGACATTGATATCAAAG GCTATCTGATACCACAGGGATGGTGTGTTCTAGCTTCTTTCATTTCTGTTCATATGGATGAAGAAAATTATGAACACCCTTATCGTTTCCATCCATGGAGATGGGAG AGACTTGGAACTGCTGTTAACAACAATAGCTTTACACCATTTGGAGGTGGGCAGAGGCTTTGCCCTGGTATAGAACTATCAAGGCTTGAAATTTCAATCTTCCTTCACCATCTCATCACCAGTTACAG ATGGGTTGCTGAAGAGGATCACATTATCTACTTTCCAACAGTTAGGATGAAGAGGAAGCTGCCAATCAGTGTCACCCGCTTATGA
- the LOC107913037 gene encoding uncharacterized protein yields MGFGALRSIVRPLCRTLLLSQASPASGTMSTLPSYLCPKSCLNSLLCGSIYRQSPWISMSNQLHSLTNTRFPKRRPQDKARRKRASLKPPGPYAWVKYTPGEPILPNNPNEGSVKRRNEKKRMRLRRAFKLAEAKKRKAQLQEANRKKKIKQVERKMAAVARDRAWAERLVELQGLEEEKKKAMA; encoded by the exons ATGGGATTTGGGGCTTTAAGAAGTATCGTTCGACCACTATGTCGGACTCTCCTACTATCCCAGGCTTCCCCTGCTTCTGGAACTATGTCGACTCTCCCTTCTTATTTGTGCCCAAAATCCTGTTTGAATTCCCTTTTGTGTGGGTCTATTTACCGCCAATCTCCATGGATCTCGATGTCCAATCAGTTGCATAGCTTAACCAATACTCGTTTCCCAAAGAGAAGGCCTCAAGACAAGGCACGCCGAAAAAGAGCCAGCTTGAAACCTCCTG GGCCATATGCATGGGTGAAGTATACACCAGGGGAGCCTATTCTTCCAAATAATCCTAATGAAGGGAGTGTCAAAAGAAGGAATGAGAAAAAGAGAATGAGGCTGCGCCGTGCGTTTAAATTG GCAGAGGCAAAGAAGAGGAAAGCTCAATTGCAGGAAGCTAATAGGAAGAAGAAGATTAAGCAAGTAGAGCGTAAGATGGCTGCAGTGGCTAGGGATAGAGCATGGGCCGAAAGGCTGGTGGAACTGCAGGGGCTTgaggaagagaagaaaaaggCCATGGCTTGA